In Anaerobacillus isosaccharinicus, one genomic interval encodes:
- a CDS encoding PilZ domain-containing protein: protein MKYRREEILRYEFTEKVICDFKIINDLPNESNFLEGQVVDLSPSGLKLFSSVDLPTEKKLILYVEFTINVEPIRFSADLIWKKNVGNGFHYGLKQQGTSEDKQLLINELKLYAKTKRNKGK, encoded by the coding sequence ATGAAATATCGAAGAGAAGAAATATTGCGCTACGAGTTCACTGAAAAAGTGATTTGCGACTTTAAAATAATAAATGATTTACCAAATGAAAGTAACTTTCTTGAAGGACAAGTAGTTGATCTAAGTCCTAGTGGTTTAAAACTTTTTTCGTCTGTAGACCTTCCAACTGAGAAAAAATTAATACTTTACGTAGAATTTACAATTAATGTTGAGCCAATCAGATTTTCTGCAGATTTAATTTGGAAAAAGAATGTTGGGAATGGTTTTCATTACGGTTTGAAGCAACAAGGAACTTCTGAAGACAAGCAATTATTAATAAATGAGTTGAAGTTATATGCAAAAACCAAGAGAAATAAGGGGAAATAA
- a CDS encoding Crp/Fnr family transcriptional regulator has product MNNKLERETFFDELSKVDRDFLLKQGTEISVKKGNSLFLEGDLPTHIYLIKSGRVRLSKTNVEGKILFFQLKQKDDFVGELSLYNNLRSTCNADVIKDAKLIRFERIVLEEICRQKGAFALAFMKWFSKHSNSLLAQFRDLIFCGKKGALFSILIRLSNAHGKKVEEGILIDKKLTNQELANYIGATRESISRLLKALVTEKVISIDAKYITIHNIEFLQEELRCENCPNEECTI; this is encoded by the coding sequence ATGAATAATAAACTAGAGAGAGAAACATTCTTCGATGAATTAAGTAAAGTAGATCGTGATTTTCTTTTAAAACAAGGCACAGAAATATCTGTCAAAAAAGGGAACTCTTTATTTTTAGAAGGAGACTTACCTACACATATTTACTTGATTAAAAGTGGTAGAGTGCGATTAAGTAAGACAAATGTAGAAGGGAAAATTTTATTTTTTCAACTAAAACAAAAAGATGATTTTGTCGGAGAGTTAAGTTTATATAATAACCTTAGATCTACTTGTAATGCTGATGTCATTAAGGATGCAAAATTAATTCGATTTGAGCGAATAGTTCTTGAAGAGATTTGTCGTCAAAAAGGTGCTTTTGCATTAGCTTTTATGAAGTGGTTTTCAAAACATAGTAACTCACTTCTTGCACAGTTCCGAGATTTAATTTTTTGCGGTAAAAAAGGTGCTCTTTTTTCAATCTTAATTCGTCTAAGTAATGCTCACGGTAAAAAAGTAGAAGAAGGTATCTTAATAGATAAAAAGCTAACAAACCAAGAATTGGCTAACTATATTGGTGCTACAAGGGAAAGCATTAGTCGTTTATTAAAGGCTTTAGTTACCGAAAAGGTTATTTCTATAGATGCAAAATATATCACTATTCATAACATTGAATTTTTGCAAGAAGAGCTCCGTTGTGAAAATTGTCCTAATGAAGAATGTACAATATAG
- a CDS encoding Crp/Fnr family transcriptional regulator has translation MKQLEKVQKTFFEDLSSDYQELLLTYGNKQVYKKGHLLFHEGEIATKVYLIISGEINLLNRTDNNYPLCFKVKGKNDLVGVLTIFSNGKYLSDAKVTVDTLLVEFHRDTFEYLLINNNELAVSFMKWLTKYSDLSLNQYRDAIVCIKKSAIYSSLIQLCQTGGLKKTNGIHLKKRNTIKALINYVGLLESEIMQALEQFEKMNVITINNRFIIVHDIKYFREQLNCDACSCTSCIK, from the coding sequence ATGAAACAATTAGAGAAGGTGCAAAAAACATTTTTCGAGGACTTATCTTCTGATTATCAAGAATTACTCCTTACCTATGGAAATAAGCAGGTCTATAAAAAAGGGCACTTGCTTTTTCATGAAGGTGAAATCGCAACAAAAGTGTATTTAATAATAAGTGGGGAAATTAACCTACTTAATCGGACAGATAATAACTATCCCCTCTGTTTTAAAGTAAAGGGAAAAAATGATTTAGTTGGTGTGTTAACCATCTTTTCAAATGGAAAGTATTTAAGTGATGCAAAAGTGACCGTAGACACACTACTGGTTGAGTTTCATAGGGATACATTTGAATATTTACTCATAAATAATAATGAACTTGCAGTCTCATTTATGAAATGGTTAACAAAATATAGTGATCTTTCACTAAATCAATACCGCGATGCCATTGTTTGTATAAAAAAGAGTGCCATATATTCTAGTCTTATTCAGCTTTGTCAAACCGGTGGTCTTAAGAAAACTAATGGAATTCACCTAAAAAAACGGAACACTATAAAAGCTTTAATAAATTATGTTGGTCTTTTGGAGAGCGAGATTATGCAAGCTCTAGAGCAATTTGAAAAAATGAACGTAATCACAATTAACAATCGCTTTATCATTGTCCATGATATAAAATATTTTAGAGAACAATTAAATTGTGATGCATGCTCATGCACGAGTTGTATTAAATAG
- a CDS encoding FadR/GntR family transcriptional regulator yields the protein MKIVKIEKKKLSEEIAEKLRQMIQSGELQHGEKLDSVPNLAEQFSVGKAAVREALSALSAVGLIEIKQGLGTFVKQPNEFTLPSLTLQGLVNIDQIKKIFEIRRILELGAARVAATNRTEEDLLGLETILDEMKQGINDKEIGEETDWKFHMSIAKSSNNNYIVDMLNSISSTIRATMYDSRKLWLFSNKKTAIQLIEEHEAIFYAIKQKDEQLVQQLMMEHLVGVEKGLIEFLNAKKEGEVK from the coding sequence TTGAAAATTGTCAAAATAGAAAAAAAGAAACTATCAGAAGAAATTGCCGAAAAGCTTCGGCAAATGATTCAATCAGGAGAATTACAACATGGGGAAAAGTTAGATTCAGTTCCAAATCTTGCCGAACAATTTTCAGTTGGAAAAGCGGCAGTAAGAGAAGCGCTTAGTGCATTAAGTGCAGTGGGATTAATCGAAATAAAACAAGGATTAGGGACGTTTGTTAAACAACCTAATGAATTTACGCTTCCGTCATTAACATTGCAAGGGTTAGTGAACATCGATCAGATAAAAAAAATCTTTGAAATACGGCGCATTTTGGAGCTGGGAGCTGCAAGAGTAGCTGCTACTAACAGGACTGAAGAAGACTTGTTAGGCTTAGAGACTATTTTAGATGAGATGAAACAAGGAATAAACGATAAAGAGATTGGTGAAGAAACAGATTGGAAATTTCATATGTCAATCGCAAAGTCCTCTAATAATAATTACATAGTGGACATGTTAAATAGTATCTCAAGTACGATTAGAGCTACGATGTATGATTCGCGAAAACTTTGGTTATTTTCAAATAAAAAAACAGCAATACAACTTATCGAAGAGCATGAAGCTATTTTTTATGCCATTAAACAAAAAGATGAACAACTTGTTCAACAATTAATGATGGAACATCTCGTTGGAGTAGAAAAGGGGTTAATTGAATTTTTAAATGCTAAAAAAGAAGGAGAAGTGAAATGA
- the pcp gene encoding pyroglutamyl-peptidase I, whose product MKILVTGFEPFGGMEVNPTSALVKSLQEETLVGFEIHSCTLPVVYDHCVQTLITKINEVNPDVVICCGLAFGRGSITIERIGINVKDTAGEGLKGDNQGEKPVDEKIIPDGPDGIFSTIPIRTMVNELVKNGIPAKVSNTAGTYICNNTLYGVLNFISLNKRQIKAGFVHFPATPEMTVEKPNVPSMSFETQLNSLRIIVKSLK is encoded by the coding sequence ATGAAAATTTTAGTAACAGGCTTCGAGCCTTTCGGTGGTATGGAAGTAAATCCGACATCTGCCCTTGTAAAATCTCTCCAAGAAGAAACTCTTGTAGGCTTTGAAATTCATAGCTGTACTTTACCTGTCGTATATGACCATTGTGTGCAAACACTCATAACTAAAATAAATGAAGTTAATCCCGATGTGGTTATATGTTGTGGCTTAGCGTTTGGGAGAGGAAGTATTACAATAGAGCGAATAGGTATTAATGTAAAGGATACAGCAGGAGAGGGTCTTAAAGGAGATAATCAAGGCGAAAAACCTGTGGATGAAAAAATAATTCCAGATGGCCCGGATGGTATTTTTTCCACAATTCCAATAAGAACAATGGTAAATGAATTAGTGAAAAATGGAATACCAGCAAAAGTCTCCAATACTGCTGGCACATATATTTGTAACAATACTCTTTATGGAGTTTTAAATTTTATTTCCTTAAACAAACGTCAGATTAAAGCTGGTTTTGTACATTTTCCTGCCACACCTGAGATGACTGTTGAAAAACCAAATGTACCGAGTATGTCTTTTGAGACACAACTAAATTCATTAAGGATAATTGTAAAATCACTAAAATGA
- a CDS encoding IDEAL domain-containing protein, which translates to MEKYAINKKMLRKLTLMNNHREPSLEIIDSLFAQMFLEVSIYRFQKSRVQEEIDKALVTGNKKHFMMLVEKYNELISKYKDGIHVSEQGFDFMISLDEY; encoded by the coding sequence ATGGAAAAGTATGCAATCAACAAAAAAATGTTACGGAAACTAACTTTGATGAATAACCATAGAGAGCCTTCTCTAGAAATAATTGACTCCTTATTTGCACAAATGTTTCTAGAGGTATCTATTTACCGATTTCAAAAGTCTAGAGTTCAAGAAGAGATTGACAAAGCACTAGTAACTGGAAATAAAAAACATTTTATGATGCTAGTAGAAAAGTATAATGAATTAATAAGTAAATATAAAGATGGTATTCACGTATCGGAACAAGGTTTTGATTTTATGATCAGTCTAGATGAATATTAG
- a CDS encoding STAS domain-containing protein: protein MELVRSGDNKVTIKPEGRIDVVNSQTLKQELLNLFNEGINEIIIDFSKITSIDSSGLGKLLLFQKKLKERGGELSIVNVTNDYIQNMFKMIHLNKVIKIENM, encoded by the coding sequence ATGGAACTAGTAAGAAGTGGTGATAACAAAGTAACAATTAAGCCTGAAGGAAGAATTGATGTTGTGAATTCTCAAACATTAAAGCAAGAGTTACTAAATTTATTTAATGAAGGTATTAACGAGATCATAATTGACTTTTCAAAGATTACAAGTATTGATAGTTCTGGCTTAGGAAAATTGCTTTTATTTCAAAAAAAGTTAAAAGAACGTGGTGGAGAACTAAGTATTGTTAATGTAACAAATGATTATATTCAAAATATGTTTAAAATGATTCATTTAAACAAAGTAATTAAAATCGAAAATATGTAA